The Oncorhynchus tshawytscha isolate Ot180627B linkage group LG08, Otsh_v2.0, whole genome shotgun sequence genome window below encodes:
- the six4a gene encoding homeobox protein SIX4, whose protein sequence is MSSSSGEVTISNNIKKENVKTDKRDCIKLLALETAELSMERATSNTDAVHSELLVSAASSLAFSPDQVACVCEALQQGGNVDRLARFLWSLPQSDLLRGNESILKAQALVAFHQARYQELYSVLENHNFSPFNHSSLQDLWYKARYTEAEKARGRPLGAVDKYRLRRKYPLPRTIWDGEETVYCFKERSRNALKDLYKQNRYPSPAEKRNLAKITGLSLTQVSNWFKNRRQRDRNPSEAQSKSESDGNHSTEDESSKGQGELSPCPLSNSSDGTMTHGVLPLQTGSLDSGVIIQQIGDIKIPPGSSSEVLFNGNLVTSNPSTVFHNGGSSYLQAPSNILFNGLNLGIQPLAFNSLRPSGGVLMGGSGVDMQMQAGQEKGLGGSSVDYASYSGCVNGAEVKLEGVYSMAAQNGGSSVLTFSSSSGALQLGGYSLVHVPSGVSNGEGTSLLNSNLGLPPLQLPSDSSSLSQGTIQMNNVAVSSSSEDSYHHQDKLAMAPMHPSTVLYSMGNAGQTSIKKEPLEGGGGGGVYSYHHGLHLDPSGQLSYSSDPLTSEEVPSSRGSSSDVTTVSSSSPEPEVYTSLTVSTPLMAQTDPNGHQLQPGEYLRGHNPQPVPSSHLLGPGMNNNYMSVSESKVDASGGGVNEMVRVMCGEMDPGEEKELAKLQTVQMDEDMVDV, encoded by the exons ATGTCTTCTTCTTCAGGAGAAGTCACAATTTCAAATAACATCAAGAAGGAAAATGTGAAGACGGACAAGCGAGATTGCATCAAGCTCCTAGCGCTGGAAACCGCGGAGTTGTCTATGGAGCGCGCAACTTCGAACACTGATGCAGTCCACAGTGAACTTCTGGTGAGCGCGGCTTCCTCGCTGGCATTCTCCCCGGATCAAGTGGCGTGTGTCTGCGAGGCTTTGCAGCAGGGAGGCAATGTGGACCGGCTGGCCAGGTTTTTATGGTCCTTACCACAGAGTGACCTGCTACGTGGCAACGAAAGCATCCTGAAAGCCCAAGCTCTTGTCGCTTTTCATCAAGCTCGGTACCAGGAGCTCTACAGTGTTTTGGAGAACCACAACTTCAGTCCATTCAATCACTCCTCGCTGCAAGACCTCTGGTATAAGGCACGGTACACCGAGGCAGAGAAAGCGCGGGGGAGACCCCTGGGCGCCGTGGATAAATATCGCCTGCGGAGAAAGTACCCACTACCCCGGACTATCTGGGACGGGGAAGAGACCGTATACTGCTTCAAAGAGAGGTCCCGCAACGCGCTGAAGGATCTATACAAGCAGAATAGATATCCCTCTCCAGCCGAGAAAAGAAACCTCGCTAAAATCACCGGACTCTCCTTGACGCAGGTCAGCAACTGGTTCAAAaacaggagacagagggacagaaacCCGTCCGAAGCACAATCAAAAAG TGAATCTGATGGCAACCACAGCACAGAGGATGAGTCTAGTAAAGGGCAGGGGGagctctctccatgccccctctccAATTCATCTGACGGGACGATGACCCATGGGGTCCTCCCCCTGCAGACAGGGTCTCTGGACAGTGGTGTAATCATCCAACAGATTGGAGACATCAAGATACCCCCTGGATCCAGCAGCGAGGTGCTCTTCAACGGAAACCTAGTGACAAGTAACCCCTCCACTGTCTTCCATAACGGTGGCTCGTCTTACCTCCAGGCCCCCAGCAACATCCTGTTCAATGGGCTCAACCTGGGCATCCAGCCCTTGGCCTTCAACTCCCTGCGGCCCTCTGGGGGGGTCTTGATGGGGGGCTCTGGTGTGGACATGCAGATGCAGGCAGGCCAGGAGAAGGGGCTGGGCGGCTCCAGTGTGGACTACGCCTCCTATTCTGGCTGTGTAAACGGAGCAGAGGTGAAGCTGGAGGGGGTTTACAGCATGGCAGCTCAAAACGGCGGCTCGTCTGTCCTCACGTTCAGCTCGTCTTCAGGGGCGCTCCAGCTGGGCGGTTACAGTCTGGTCCACGTGCCCAGCGGCGTATCCAACGGCGAAGGGACGTCACTGCTCAACAGCAACTTGGGTCTTCCTCCTCTGCAGCTCCCCTCTGACTCCTCATCACTCTCACAAG GTACAATCCAAATGAACAATGTAGCAGTCAGTTCTTCTAGTGAGGACTCCTACCACCATCAGGACAAGCTGGCCATGGCCCCCATGCACCCCAGCACGGTGCTCTACAGCATGGGCAACGCTGGACAGACCTCCATCAAGAAGGAGCCCCTggagggtggtgggggtggaggggtgtaCTCCTACCACCATGGCCTTCACCTGGACCCCAGTGGGCAGCTCAGCTACTCCTCAGACCCACTAACCTCAGAGGAGGTCCCCTCCAGCAGGGGCTCCTCCTCTGACGTAACCACCGTCAGCTCCTCCAGTCCAGAGCCTGAGGTCTACACCAGCCTCACCGTCAGCACCCCTCTGATGGCCCAAACAGACCCTAACGGACACCAACTCCAGCCTGGGGAGTACCTCAGGGGCCACAACCCACAACCTGTCCCCTCCTCACACCTTCTGGGCCCTGGCATGAACAACAACTACATGTCTGTGTCGGAGAGTAAGGTGGACGCTAGTGGCGGTGGGGTGAATGAGATGGTGCGGGTCATGTGTGGGGAAATGGATCcgggggaggagaaggagctgGCCAAATTACAGACAGTGCAGATGGACGAGGACATGGTTGACGTTTAA
- the LOC112255769 gene encoding homeobox protein six1b-like translates to MSILPSFGFTQEQVACVCEVLQQGGNLERLGRFLWSLPACDHLHKNESVLKAKAVVAFHRGNFRELYKILESHQFSPHNHPKLQQLWLKAHYVEAEKLRGRPLGAVGKYRVRRKFPLPRTIWDGEETSYCFKEKSRGVLREWYTHNPYPSPREKRELAEATGLTTTQVSNWFKNRRQRDRAAEAKERENSENNNSGNNKQNQLSPLDGGKSLMSSSEDEFSPPQSPDQNSLLLLQGNMSHPGVSSYPMTGLGGAQPLHGMHGHPHQLQDSLLGPLTSSLVDLGS, encoded by the exons ATGTCAATACTACCTTCGTTTGGGTTTACCCAGGAGCAAGTAGCCTGCGTCTGCGAGGTCCTGCAACAAGGAGGGAACCTGGAGAGGCTCGGTCGTTTTCTCTGGTCTCTCCCAGCGTGTGACCACCTCCACAAGAATGAAAGTGTACTGAAAGCAAAGGCGGTGGTCGCCTTCCACCGAGGGAACTTCAGAGAGCTATATAAGATCCTGGAGAGCCACCAGTTTTCCCCGCACAACCATCCCAAGCTGCAGCAGCTGTGGCTGAAAGCGCACTACGTGGAGGCGGAGAAATTACGCGGCCGACCGCTTGGAGCGGTGGGGAAGTATAGGGTCCGCAGGAAATTCCCTCTGCCCCGCACGATCTGGGACGGCGAGGAGACCAGTTATTGCTTTAAGGAGAAGTCAAGGGGTGTTCTGAGAGAGTGGTACACGCATAACCCCTATCCCTCCCCGCGAGAGAAAAGGGAGCTGGCCGAGGCCACGGGACTGACCACTACGCAGGTCAGCAATTGGTTCAAAAACAGacgccagagagacagagccgcAGAAGCTAAAGAAAG AGAGAACAGCGAAAACAATAACTCCGGCAACAACAAACAGAACCAGCTGTCTCCCCTCGACGGCGGCAAGTCGCTCATGTCCAGCTCGGAAGATGAGTTCTctccaccacaaagccctgatcaGAACTCTTTGCTTTTGCTCCAGGGAAATATGAGTCACCCCGGCGTCTCCTCTTACCCTATGACCGGCCTCGGTGGCGCACAGCCGCTGCATGGAATGCACGGACACCCGCACCAACTCCAAGACTCGTTGCTGGGACCTCTAACGTCGAGCCTTGTGGATCTAGGCTCCTAA